In one window of Bradyrhizobium diazoefficiens DNA:
- a CDS encoding NADH-quinone oxidoreductase subunit D — translation MNEQPENLRNFTINFGPQHPAAHGVLRLVLELDGEVVARVDPHIGLLHRGTEKLIEQKTYLQAIPYFDRLDYVAPMNQEHAFCLAAEKLLGIEVPRRGQLIRVLYCEIGRILSHLLNVTTQAMDVGALTPPLWGFEEREKLMVFYERASGSRMHAAFFRVGGVHQDLPQKLVDDIDAWCEPFLKVVDDLDRLLTANRIFKQRNVDIGVVPLKEAWEWGFSGVMVRGSGAAWDLRKSQPYECYAEMDFDIPIGKNGDCYDRYLIRMEEMRQSVRIMRQCIQKLNAADGKGPVVVEDNKVAPPRRGEMKRSMEALIHHFKLYTEGVHVPAGEVYAAVEAPKGEFGVYLISDGTNKPYKCKIRAPGFAHLQAMDHICRGHLLADVSAILGSLDIVFGEVDR, via the coding sequence ATGAATGAACAACCTGAGAACCTCCGAAACTTCACCATCAACTTTGGTCCGCAGCATCCGGCCGCGCACGGCGTGCTGCGTCTGGTGCTGGAGCTTGACGGCGAAGTCGTTGCCCGCGTCGATCCGCATATCGGCCTGCTTCACCGCGGCACCGAGAAGCTGATCGAGCAGAAGACCTATCTTCAGGCGATCCCTTACTTCGACCGGCTCGACTACGTCGCGCCGATGAACCAGGAGCACGCCTTCTGCCTCGCCGCCGAGAAGCTGCTCGGCATCGAGGTGCCGCGCCGCGGCCAGCTGATCCGCGTGCTCTATTGCGAGATCGGCCGCATCCTGTCGCATCTGCTCAACGTCACCACGCAGGCGATGGACGTCGGCGCGCTGACCCCGCCGCTGTGGGGTTTCGAAGAGCGCGAGAAGCTGATGGTGTTCTACGAGCGCGCCTCGGGCAGCCGCATGCATGCGGCTTTCTTCCGCGTCGGCGGCGTGCATCAGGACCTGCCGCAGAAGCTGGTCGACGATATCGACGCCTGGTGCGAGCCGTTCCTGAAAGTGGTGGACGACCTCGACCGCCTGCTCACCGCCAACCGCATCTTCAAGCAGCGCAACGTCGACATCGGCGTGGTGCCGCTGAAGGAAGCCTGGGAGTGGGGTTTCTCGGGCGTGATGGTGCGCGGCTCGGGCGCGGCCTGGGACCTGCGCAAGTCGCAGCCCTATGAATGCTACGCCGAAATGGATTTCGACATCCCGATCGGCAAGAACGGCGACTGCTACGACCGCTATCTGATCCGCATGGAAGAGATGCGCCAGTCCGTGCGCATCATGAGGCAGTGCATCCAGAAGCTGAACGCAGCCGACGGGAAGGGCCCCGTCGTCGTCGAGGACAATAAGGTCGCGCCGCCGCGTCGTGGCGAGATGAAGCGCTCGATGGAAGCGCTGATCCATCACTTCAAGCTCTATACCGAAGGCGTCCACGTGCCGGCCGGCGAAGTCTATGCCGCAGTCGAGGCGCCCAAGGGCGAGTTCGGCGTCTATCTGATCTCCGACGGCACCAATAAGCCCTACAAGTGCAAGATCCGCGCGCCGGGCTTTGCGCATCTGCAGGCGATGGACCACATCTGCCGTGGCCACCTGCTCGCCGACGTCTCGGCGATCCTTGGCTCGCTCGACATTGTGTTCGGAGAGGTCGATCGGTGA
- a CDS encoding NADH-quinone oxidoreductase subunit B family protein: protein MNPAPSGGPVVAPAPNGILDPSTGRPVGANDPFFLEVNHELSDKGFFVAATDDLITWARTGSLMWMTFGLACCAVEMMQVSMPRYDVERFGFAPRASPRQSDVMIVAGTLTNKMAPALRKVYDQMPEPRYVISMGSCANGGGYYHYSYSVVRGCDRIVPIDIYVPGCPPTAEALLYGILLLQKKIRRTGTIER from the coding sequence TTGAACCCTGCACCATCCGGCGGTCCGGTCGTAGCGCCGGCCCCCAATGGCATTTTGGATCCGTCGACCGGCAGGCCGGTCGGAGCCAATGATCCGTTCTTCCTCGAGGTCAATCACGAGCTGTCCGACAAGGGTTTCTTCGTGGCCGCGACCGACGACCTCATCACCTGGGCGCGCACCGGCTCCTTGATGTGGATGACCTTCGGTCTCGCCTGCTGCGCGGTCGAGATGATGCAGGTGTCGATGCCGCGCTACGACGTCGAGCGCTTCGGCTTCGCCCCGCGCGCCTCGCCGCGCCAGTCCGACGTGATGATCGTCGCCGGCACCCTGACCAACAAGATGGCGCCTGCGCTGCGCAAGGTCTACGACCAGATGCCGGAGCCGCGCTACGTCATCTCGATGGGCTCCTGCGCCAATGGCGGCGGCTATTATCACTATTCCTACTCGGTCGTGCGCGGCTGCGACCGCATCGTGCCGATCGACATCTACGTGCCGGGCTGCCCACCCACGGCCGAAGCGCTGCTCTACGGCATCTTGCTGCTGCAGAAGAAGATCCGCCGCACCGGCACCATCGAACGCTAA
- the nuoF gene encoding NADH-quinone oxidoreductase subunit NuoF, which produces MLEDKDRIFKNLYGLHDWGLEGARRRGAWDGTKAIIDKGRDWIINEMKASGLRGRGGAGFPTGLKWSFMPKESTDGRPSYLVVNADESEPGTCKDREIMRHDPHLLVEGCLIASCAMNAHACYIYVRGEFIREREHLQAAIDQAYEAKLVGKDNINGWPFDIYVAHGAGAYICGEETALLESLEGKKGQPRLKPPFPANVGLFGCPTTVNNVESIAVAPDILRRGAAWFAGIGRPNNVGTKLFCISGHVERPCNVEEAMGIPFRELIEKHCGGIRGGWDNLKAVIPGGSSVRMVPAEQIIDTPMDFDSLSKLRSGLGTAAVIVMDKSTDLIRAIARISYFYKHESCGQCTPCREGTGWMWRVLTRMAEGRAHKREIDMLLEVTKQVEGHTICALGDAAAWPIQGLIAHFRHEIEARIDQYSHQADIDDAGVRDPVNMVAAE; this is translated from the coding sequence ATGCTCGAGGACAAGGACCGCATCTTCAAGAACCTCTACGGCCTCCATGACTGGGGCCTCGAGGGGGCGCGGCGCCGCGGCGCCTGGGATGGCACCAAGGCCATCATCGACAAGGGCCGGGACTGGATCATCAACGAGATGAAGGCCTCCGGTCTGCGCGGCCGTGGCGGCGCCGGCTTCCCGACCGGCCTGAAATGGTCGTTCATGCCGAAGGAATCGACCGACGGTCGTCCCAGCTATCTCGTCGTCAACGCCGACGAATCCGAGCCCGGCACCTGCAAGGATCGCGAGATCATGCGGCACGATCCGCATCTGCTGGTCGAGGGCTGCCTGATCGCGAGCTGCGCGATGAACGCGCATGCCTGCTACATCTATGTCCGCGGCGAGTTCATCCGCGAGCGCGAGCATCTCCAGGCGGCGATCGACCAGGCCTATGAGGCGAAGCTGGTCGGCAAGGACAATATCAACGGCTGGCCGTTCGACATCTACGTCGCCCACGGCGCCGGCGCCTATATCTGCGGCGAGGAAACCGCGCTGCTCGAAAGCCTCGAAGGCAAGAAGGGCCAGCCGCGCCTGAAGCCGCCGTTCCCGGCCAATGTCGGCCTGTTCGGCTGCCCGACCACCGTCAACAACGTCGAGTCGATTGCGGTCGCACCCGACATCCTGCGCCGCGGCGCGGCCTGGTTTGCCGGCATCGGCCGTCCGAACAATGTCGGTACCAAACTGTTCTGCATCTCCGGTCACGTCGAGCGTCCCTGCAACGTCGAAGAGGCCATGGGCATTCCGTTCCGTGAGCTGATCGAGAAGCATTGCGGCGGCATCCGCGGCGGCTGGGACAACCTCAAGGCCGTGATCCCCGGCGGCTCCTCGGTGCGCATGGTGCCGGCCGAGCAGATCATCGACACACCGATGGATTTCGACTCCTTAAGCAAGCTGCGCTCGGGCCTCGGCACCGCGGCCGTGATCGTGATGGACAAGTCGACCGACTTGATCCGCGCCATCGCCCGCATCTCCTATTTCTACAAGCACGAGAGCTGTGGCCAGTGCACGCCATGTCGCGAAGGCACCGGCTGGATGTGGCGTGTCTTGACGCGCATGGCCGAAGGTCGCGCACATAAACGCGAAATCGACATGCTGCTCGAGGTGACAAAACAGGTCGAAGGCCACACCATCTGCGCGCTCGGCGACGCCGCAGCGTGGCCGATTCAGGGCCTGATCGCGCATTTCCGTCATGAGATCGAAGCGCGCATCGACCAGTATTCCCACCAGGCCGACATCGACGATGCCGGCGTCCGCGATCCCGTGAACATGGTCGCGGCGGAGTAG
- a CDS encoding NADH-quinone oxidoreductase subunit C produces the protein MDDAKLDALGQTIVSALPGAAISHSVAFNQLTVDVEANKIVEVVKYLRDDPNCRFINFTDITAADYPSREKRFDVIYHLLSPTLNARIRLKAQADETTQVPSLIEVFPGADWFEREAYDLYGVFFVGHPDMRRILTDYGFEGHPLRKDFPLTGFVEVRYDDQEKRVVYEPVRLNQEFRKFDFLSPWEGADYPLPGDEKAGPKV, from the coding sequence ATGGACGACGCCAAGCTCGACGCCCTGGGGCAGACGATCGTGAGCGCGCTTCCGGGCGCCGCCATCAGTCATTCGGTGGCCTTCAACCAGCTCACGGTTGATGTCGAGGCCAACAAGATCGTCGAGGTGGTCAAGTACCTCCGTGACGATCCGAACTGCCGCTTTATCAACTTCACCGACATCACCGCCGCTGATTATCCGTCGCGCGAAAAGCGCTTCGACGTGATCTATCACTTGCTGTCCCCGACGCTGAACGCGCGGATCCGGCTCAAGGCCCAAGCCGACGAGACCACGCAAGTGCCGTCGCTGATCGAGGTGTTCCCGGGCGCCGACTGGTTCGAGCGCGAGGCCTACGACCTCTACGGCGTGTTCTTCGTCGGCCATCCCGACATGCGCCGCATCCTCACCGATTACGGCTTCGAGGGTCATCCGCTGCGCAAGGACTTTCCGCTCACGGGCTTCGTCGAGGTTCGCTACGACGATCAGGAGAAGCGGGTGGTGTACGAGCCCGTCAGGCTCAACCAGGAATTCCGCAAGTTCGATTTCTTGTCGCCATGGGAAGGCGCGGACTATCCGCTGCCCGGCGATGAAAAGGCGGGGCCGAAGGTCTGA
- the nuoE gene encoding NADH-quinone oxidoreductase subunit NuoE gives MSVRRLAPKEVQPASFAFTDENLAFAKQQIAKYPAGRQASAVIAIMWRAQEQHDGWVSEAAIRVIADMLDMPYIRVLEVATFYTMFQLAPVGKKAHVQVCGTTPCRLRGAEDLIHVCESRIHHDPFHLSKDGNFSWEEVECLGACVNAPMVLIGKDTYEDLTKESFGKVLDGFASGSPPKPGPQNGRQFSAPIGGPTTLKETS, from the coding sequence ATGTCCGTCCGCCGATTAGCACCGAAGGAAGTCCAGCCCGCGAGCTTTGCGTTCACGGACGAGAACCTCGCATTCGCCAAGCAGCAGATCGCGAAATATCCGGCCGGACGCCAGGCCTCCGCTGTCATTGCCATCATGTGGCGCGCGCAGGAGCAGCACGACGGCTGGGTCTCGGAAGCCGCGATCCGCGTCATCGCCGACATGCTCGACATGCCCTACATCCGTGTGCTCGAGGTCGCGACCTTCTACACGATGTTCCAGCTCGCACCCGTCGGCAAGAAGGCCCATGTCCAGGTCTGCGGCACCACGCCGTGCCGCCTGCGCGGTGCCGAAGATCTGATCCATGTCTGCGAGAGCCGGATCCACCACGATCCGTTCCACCTCTCCAAGGACGGCAATTTCAGCTGGGAAGAGGTGGAGTGTCTCGGCGCGTGCGTGAATGCACCGATGGTGTTGATCGGCAAGGACACCTACGAGGACCTGACCAAGGAGAGCTTCGGCAAGGTGCTCGACGGCTTCGCGTCGGGCAGCCCGCCCAAGCCCGGCCCGCAGAACGGCCGCCAGTTCTCGGCGCCGATCGGCGGACCGACCACGCTGAAGGAGACCTCCTGA
- a CDS encoding FkbM family methyltransferase — protein sequence MAQAPIQFDRASGALEGANLWERTAALALVTGSKISSHFSHMGYIACANLLRKTLPERNIAIKLNPDAVFEFPYGDGYWSKLLNRSYSYEDELELLFAHSIDVDYTLLDCGANYGYWSVLVSSKPFGSHKSIAIEPSGQNYPKLANNARVNGGRFETMKCAIGATRGTARLSGTKHEAFSIAGDKTAGGEEVPVLALDNLIDDGKVASNGKYLIKLDVEGVEIEAIRGGARLLQTDSVIMCEEHGSDRTHAVSRYILEQTPLKLIVLDPRTNRLETVTELSILDRIKVSTHVGYNVFGTASAFWHDRINALNAKNARRMQ from the coding sequence ATGGCGCAGGCGCCCATCCAGTTTGACCGTGCCTCGGGGGCCCTTGAAGGGGCCAACCTGTGGGAGCGGACGGCTGCCTTGGCGCTGGTGACGGGATCGAAGATCTCGTCGCACTTCTCGCATATGGGCTACATCGCCTGCGCGAATCTGCTGCGGAAAACGCTGCCTGAGCGCAACATCGCGATCAAGCTCAACCCGGACGCCGTGTTCGAATTCCCTTACGGCGACGGTTACTGGAGCAAGCTGCTCAACCGCTCCTACAGCTACGAAGACGAACTGGAGCTGCTGTTCGCCCACTCCATCGACGTCGATTACACCTTGCTCGATTGCGGCGCCAATTATGGCTATTGGTCGGTGCTGGTCTCGAGCAAGCCGTTCGGCTCGCACAAGTCGATCGCGATCGAGCCGTCGGGGCAGAACTATCCGAAGCTCGCCAACAATGCGCGCGTCAACGGTGGCCGCTTCGAGACCATGAAATGCGCGATCGGCGCGACCCGCGGCACCGCGCGGCTGTCCGGCACCAAACACGAGGCCTTCAGCATCGCCGGCGATAAAACGGCGGGTGGGGAGGAGGTTCCGGTGCTCGCGCTCGACAACCTGATCGACGACGGCAAGGTCGCAAGCAACGGCAAGTACCTGATCAAGCTCGACGTCGAGGGCGTCGAGATCGAGGCGATCAGGGGCGGTGCCCGGCTACTCCAGACCGACAGCGTCATCATGTGCGAGGAGCACGGCAGCGACCGCACTCATGCGGTGTCGCGCTACATCCTCGAACAGACCCCGCTGAAGCTGATCGTGCTCGATCCCCGCACCAACCGGCTGGAGACTGTGACCGAGCTGTCGATCCTCGATCGCATCAAGGTCTCGACCCACGTCGGCTATAACGTTTTCGGCACCGCAAGCGCATTCTGGCACGACAGGATCAATGCCCTGAATGCAAAAAACGCGCGCCGTATGCAGTGA